From one Lysinibacillus sp. G4S2 genomic stretch:
- a CDS encoding PadR family transcriptional regulator, whose translation MVRSDIIRGHLDSIILRLILEKDRYGYEISQEISLRTNNRFQIKEATLYAVFQRLEKKEIIEAYYGDVSHGGKRKYYRITPLGKAYLNELVKEWSEVKEIIDLFMEGLE comes from the coding sequence ATGGTTCGAAGTGACATCATCCGCGGACACTTGGATTCCATTATTTTAAGGCTAATTTTAGAGAAAGATCGTTATGGTTACGAAATTTCTCAGGAAATAAGTCTCCGCACAAATAATCGTTTTCAAATTAAAGAAGCAACTTTGTACGCAGTTTTTCAACGTCTTGAGAAAAAAGAAATTATTGAAGCCTATTATGGTGATGTTTCACATGGAGGCAAAAGAAAGTATTACCGTATTACCCCTTTAGGTAAAGCATATTTAAACGAGCTGGTAAAAGAGTGGTCGGAAGTAAAAGAAATAATCGACTTATTTATGGAGGGCTTAGAATGA
- a CDS encoding permease prefix domain 1-containing protein has protein sequence MKRIKNHIDELFKDIPRNNETEMVKQEIIQNLEEKVFYLMDQGKEQEDAINKAIVEFGYIEDLKKELGVKEPEKKNMAKLNLEFSLWGSGLIIALFIFINLYYTPKTIWAIYPIFVILWWPLSMYFVWTRKKWSE, from the coding sequence ATGAAAAGAATAAAAAACCATATTGATGAGCTTTTTAAGGATATTCCTCGTAACAATGAAACAGAGATGGTGAAACAAGAAATCATTCAAAATCTTGAAGAAAAAGTTTTTTATTTGATGGATCAAGGAAAAGAGCAAGAGGATGCCATTAACAAAGCTATCGTGGAGTTTGGATATATTGAGGATTTAAAAAAGGAATTAGGTGTTAAAGAGCCCGAAAAGAAAAATATGGCCAAATTAAATTTAGAATTTTCTCTATGGGGTAGCGGCTTAATTATTGCATTATTTATTTTCATAAATCTTTACTATACGCCAAAGACAATTTGGGCAATCTATCCAATATTCGTTATATTATGGTGGCCATTATCTATGTACTTCGTTTGGACACGTAAGAAATGGAGTGAATAA
- a CDS encoding alpha/beta hydrolase, which translates to MKKVKKLMKYIGVFIIIFLITALLFPTWTPHVKGDNSISSLEQVDINGSGHEIMIRGKDKDNPVIIFVHGGPGCSEIPYARKYQDLLEDNFTVVNYDQRASGKSYHFFEDYSNLSSDLLVDDLLALTDYISEHLGKEKVILIGHSYGTYIATQAAYKAPEKYEAYIGIGQMSDVAESEIDGLNFVIHQAQNADNIDDVLYLQGLTEQIKNGDTFTPRQYVAKYGGASRLIDNPDGNNIGMLFSSEYNLLDIIRYNYGISYSQETLLKDVIKKPLPTIVKKLELPCYFVMGNYDYQTSSNAAKTYFDMIEANKKEFITFEQSAHYPQFEEKEKFYNWMCDTFIK; encoded by the coding sequence ATGAAAAAGGTAAAGAAATTAATGAAATATATCGGAGTATTTATCATCATATTTCTAATTACAGCACTTTTGTTCCCTACATGGACTCCGCATGTAAAGGGCGATAACAGTATAAGTTCATTAGAGCAAGTAGATATAAACGGAAGCGGTCACGAAATTATGATACGTGGCAAAGATAAAGATAATCCAGTCATTATCTTTGTACATGGAGGACCTGGATGCTCTGAAATACCGTATGCCCGTAAGTATCAAGACTTATTGGAAGATAATTTCACAGTCGTCAATTACGATCAAAGAGCAAGTGGAAAATCATATCATTTTTTTGAGGACTATTCTAATCTTTCTTCAGACTTACTGGTAGATGATTTATTGGCTTTGACTGATTATATATCCGAGCACCTCGGCAAAGAAAAAGTAATACTAATTGGTCATTCTTATGGTACTTATATTGCAACACAGGCTGCCTATAAAGCTCCAGAAAAATATGAAGCATATATTGGAATTGGACAGATGAGTGATGTAGCGGAAAGTGAGATTGATGGTTTGAACTTCGTTATTCATCAGGCTCAAAATGCTGACAATATAGATGACGTTTTATATTTGCAAGGGCTAACTGAACAAATTAAAAATGGGGACACGTTCACTCCACGACAATATGTTGCGAAATATGGTGGAGCTTCAAGACTTATTGATAATCCCGATGGTAATAACATAGGTATGTTATTCAGTAGCGAGTATAACTTATTAGATATAATCCGTTATAACTATGGGATCTCTTACTCACAAGAAACTTTACTAAAGGATGTAATAAAAAAACCATTACCTACTATAGTAAAAAAACTTGAATTACCATGCTATTTTGTTATGGGTAACTATGATTATCAAACTTCTTCAAATGCAGCGAAAACATACTTTGATATGATTGAAGCCAATAAGAAAGAATTTATTACTTTTGAGCAATCAGCCCATTATCCACAATTTGAAGAGAAAGAAAAATTTTATAACTGGATGTGTGATACTTTTATAAAATAA
- a CDS encoding MarR family transcriptional regulator gives MSENNQLRNVEIIMREMLEIQQKSRMFVNLISEGESLSQNQLILLLQLKINDGMKATEIADFFSVTPGAVTSMCDKLEKLELVQRIRESEDRRVVKMVLTNNGALKVQDLFLKFPQEKLADIARVLSEVNQLMKKIF, from the coding sequence ATGTCCGAAAACAATCAACTACGTAACGTAGAAATCATTATGAGAGAGATGCTTGAAATACAGCAAAAATCGAGAATGTTTGTCAATCTTATCTCTGAAGGAGAATCACTATCTCAAAATCAGCTTATCCTCCTTCTTCAACTAAAAATTAATGATGGCATGAAAGCAACTGAAATTGCTGATTTCTTTAGTGTGACCCCTGGAGCAGTTACATCGATGTGCGATAAGCTGGAAAAATTAGAGTTAGTACAACGGATTAGAGAAAGCGAAGACCGCCGAGTAGTAAAAATGGTTTTAACGAATAATGGCGCACTTAAAGTTCAAGATTTATTTTTGAAATTCCCACAGGAAAAACTTGCAGATATAGCAAGAGTACTAAGTGAAGTTAATCAGTTAATGAAAAAAATTTTTTGA
- a CDS encoding TetR family transcriptional regulator, which yields MDKKQKIIEATIDQFTTKGVENTKISDIVKAAGIAQGTFYLYFPSKFSVMPEIAKYAVEEIMKEIHASVNLHDAFDNKMEQLVKAVFRITEKKKELFAVLYAGLAQSEHLKQWESIYSPFYNWVYDLLEEAASKMEIRQNVNSARTSRILIGLIESTAEQLYLYDSPSQEEIDAQYDELIVFIKSALK from the coding sequence TTGGATAAAAAACAAAAAATTATAGAGGCAACGATTGATCAGTTTACGACAAAAGGTGTTGAAAATACTAAAATATCTGACATTGTAAAAGCAGCAGGCATTGCTCAAGGTACTTTTTATTTATACTTCCCGTCTAAATTTTCTGTGATGCCAGAGATCGCAAAATATGCGGTTGAAGAAATTATGAAAGAAATCCATGCAAGTGTAAATTTACATGACGCTTTTGATAATAAAATGGAGCAGCTAGTAAAGGCCGTATTCCGTATTACAGAGAAAAAAAAGGAATTGTTTGCAGTTCTTTACGCAGGTTTAGCACAGAGCGAGCATTTAAAACAATGGGAGTCAATTTATTCACCGTTTTATAACTGGGTATATGACTTATTAGAAGAGGCAGCGAGTAAAATGGAAATCAGACAAAATGTTAATAGTGCCCGAACTTCCCGAATTTTAATTGGGCTAATCGAGTCGACTGCTGAACAATTATATTTATATGACTCTCCAAGCCAAGAGGAGATAGATGCTCAATACGATGAGTTAATAGTATTTATAAAAAGTGCATTAAAATAA
- a CDS encoding SMR family transporter: protein MNKSWIYVGLTSLCELLWIFGFNVASVWWHWALIIPMIFVDFWFLSKACQGLPTGTVYAIFAAAGTVGTALMDIFIFNETFTTPKIIFICVIIIGVIMLNIADTLDERKLQKEAA, encoded by the coding sequence ATGAACAAGTCTTGGATTTATGTCGGATTGACCAGTTTATGTGAATTATTATGGATTTTTGGCTTCAATGTTGCTAGTGTATGGTGGCATTGGGCTCTCATTATACCAATGATATTTGTAGATTTTTGGTTCCTTTCAAAAGCATGTCAAGGTTTGCCAACCGGTACGGTATATGCAATATTCGCAGCTGCAGGTACAGTAGGAACTGCGCTAATGGATATTTTCATCTTCAATGAAACTTTCACTACTCCAAAAATTATATTTATTTGTGTGATTATTATTGGAGTAATAATGTTAAATATTGCAGATACTTTAGATGAGCGCAAGCTTCAAAAGGAGGCGGCGTAA
- a CDS encoding SMR family transporter: protein MGWLLVFLAAILETIGVIGLKKFSTTKSIKDAIILMAGFGGAFFFLYASFDYLQVSIAYAVWIGIGTTAAVIINMLFFGESKSMGRIVAVIVIVIGVSGLKYVS, encoded by the coding sequence ATGGGTTGGTTACTTGTTTTTCTGGCAGCAATTTTAGAAACGATCGGCGTAATAGGTTTAAAGAAATTCAGCACAACCAAAAGTATTAAAGACGCCATTATATTAATGGCTGGTTTTGGTGGAGCATTTTTCTTTTTATATGCTTCATTTGATTATTTACAAGTCAGTATAGCGTATGCTGTTTGGATTGGTATAGGTACTACGGCTGCTGTGATTATTAATATGCTGTTTTTCGGAGAATCAAAAAGCATGGGGAGAATTGTCGCTGTTATAGTTATCGTCATCGGTGTTTCTGGATTAAAATATGTTTCATAA
- a CDS encoding TetR/AcrR family transcriptional regulator, which translates to MDPRSRWEQERQEGKNKRAKVIIEAAEQVFSRKGFEKTTMQDIAAELNLGIATVFRYFPKKDKLIVAVAVNVLARYHSLFISVASKNTTCFEKIEELFDYFISDIEPENLECTKLLETFDSYASTSLDEFGDYEQYIVIRKKIADLLSVIIEEGVKDGSIRTDIPAKDVLASVINAFGLFSRKLSLFERIPFFEDELDPRVQLTIIKQIFMDYIKVK; encoded by the coding sequence GTGGATCCTCGAAGTAGATGGGAACAAGAACGACAAGAGGGAAAAAATAAACGAGCGAAAGTCATTATAGAGGCTGCAGAACAAGTTTTTAGTAGAAAAGGCTTCGAAAAGACTACAATGCAAGATATCGCTGCTGAACTAAATTTAGGTATTGCTACGGTTTTTCGTTATTTTCCTAAAAAGGACAAACTAATTGTAGCAGTAGCTGTAAATGTCTTAGCGAGATATCACAGTCTTTTTATTTCTGTTGCATCGAAAAATACTACTTGCTTTGAAAAAATTGAAGAACTTTTTGATTATTTTATTTCAGATATTGAACCCGAGAATTTAGAGTGTACAAAATTACTAGAAACCTTTGATAGCTATGCCTCTACATCGCTTGATGAATTCGGTGATTACGAACAATATATTGTAATTCGTAAGAAAATTGCAGATTTACTTAGTGTCATAATCGAAGAAGGCGTAAAGGATGGTTCTATTAGAACGGATATCCCTGCAAAAGACGTTTTAGCCTCTGTTATCAATGCATTTGGATTATTTTCAAGAAAGCTTTCTTTGTTTGAAAGAATTCCATTTTTTGAAGATGAATTAGATCCTCGTGTACAATTAACGATTATTAAACAAATATTTATGGACTATATAAAAGTAAAATAA
- a CDS encoding SDR family oxidoreductase, with protein MARLANKVAIITGAASGQGAEEARLFAREGAKVVATDVQFELLENVVKEINENGGQALAIKHNVTSTDDWKNVVATAAEKFGKVDILVNNAGITGLITQPIEDLDESTWDKILDINAKGPFLGIKAVLPEMKKAGGGSIVNISSLSGINGVGNAAYNSSKGGLRLLTKNVALDYGKYNIRVNSVHPGTIETPMIEMFTNNKEVREATLAGIPLNVLGKPSDIAYGVLYLASDESKFVTGIELIIDGGSILH; from the coding sequence ATGGCACGTTTAGCAAACAAAGTAGCTATCATTACAGGGGCAGCAAGTGGTCAAGGAGCAGAAGAAGCAAGATTATTTGCACGTGAAGGAGCTAAAGTAGTTGCAACAGATGTACAGTTTGAATTGCTCGAAAACGTGGTAAAAGAAATTAATGAAAATGGCGGGCAAGCTTTAGCCATTAAACATAATGTAACATCTACTGACGATTGGAAAAATGTCGTTGCAACAGCTGCGGAGAAGTTTGGAAAGGTTGATATTCTTGTCAATAATGCAGGGATTACAGGTTTAATTACGCAACCAATTGAAGATTTAGATGAATCCACTTGGGATAAAATTCTCGACATAAACGCAAAAGGTCCATTTTTAGGTATTAAAGCTGTCCTTCCCGAAATGAAAAAAGCCGGTGGTGGAAGTATCGTCAATATCTCCTCACTCTCTGGCATAAACGGTGTGGGAAATGCTGCTTACAATAGCTCAAAGGGTGGACTTAGACTATTAACTAAAAATGTTGCGCTAGATTACGGAAAATATAATATTCGTGTGAATTCAGTACACCCTGGTACAATTGAAACACCGATGATTGAAATGTTTACCAATAATAAAGAAGTAAGAGAAGCAACATTAGCAGGAATTCCTTTAAATGTTCTAGGGAAACCATCTGATATTGCCTATGGTGTTCTCTACTTAGCATCAGATGAATCAAAATTTGTTACTGGCATTGAATTAATTATAGATGGCGGATCGATATTACATTAA
- a CDS encoding ankyrin repeat domain-containing protein: protein MIKLKDIGNFNELPEIAMHIYNGNIPALLVAIEEGWDIEEDIILSKHISLSPLDLALISQRLNVVKLLVELGVDLNVNNNPAFLQAVRYCKEDVVRYIVAHGAKLDMLNQVGSGAYSQAYYGNKKNIPLIHELGLDIKQHGGPVLRQAVSNHDMKTLTYLLDQGVDINYNQPNMVYPFGATPLTEATRMGNLAMVKYLVERGADVSLAEKDGDRPYTIAIGNKNTALADYLKSQEPSELHDLENKKCELKKYKLSDELISFLTGDKLHLELDENDFEIRYIDFFTLTDTIEMKIGRQKLLRLSAHVDNYSDLEIVWNPKKEGQIGCYDVEHQEYADLCSFKEFLAKPETYLINFLEGEL from the coding sequence ATGATAAAGCTAAAAGATATTGGGAATTTTAATGAACTGCCGGAAATTGCAATGCATATATATAACGGAAATATTCCTGCTTTACTGGTTGCTATTGAAGAGGGCTGGGATATTGAAGAAGATATTATATTGAGTAAACATATCTCATTAAGTCCGTTAGATTTGGCGCTTATTTCGCAAAGATTGAATGTAGTAAAGTTATTAGTAGAGCTTGGTGTCGACTTGAACGTTAACAATAATCCAGCTTTTTTGCAGGCTGTTCGTTATTGCAAGGAGGATGTAGTTCGCTATATTGTGGCGCATGGAGCGAAGCTGGACATGCTCAATCAAGTGGGGTCTGGCGCCTATTCACAGGCTTACTATGGTAACAAAAAAAATATTCCACTCATTCATGAACTAGGTTTGGATATAAAGCAACATGGTGGCCCCGTATTGCGTCAAGCTGTGTCGAATCATGATATGAAGACCCTTACATATTTACTCGATCAAGGGGTGGATATTAATTATAATCAGCCGAATATGGTTTACCCTTTTGGAGCGACACCATTAACAGAGGCAACACGAATGGGAAATCTAGCAATGGTGAAATACTTGGTTGAGCGTGGCGCCGACGTTTCTTTAGCAGAAAAGGATGGCGACCGTCCATATACAATTGCAATTGGCAATAAAAATACAGCTCTGGCCGACTATTTGAAATCACAGGAGCCATCTGAGCTGCATGATTTAGAAAACAAAAAATGTGAGCTGAAAAAATATAAATTGAGCGATGAGCTGATTAGCTTTCTAACAGGAGATAAGCTGCATCTTGAGCTAGATGAAAATGATTTTGAAATCAGATATATCGACTTCTTCACACTAACGGATACTATTGAAATGAAGATTGGTCGTCAAAAGCTACTACGTTTGTCAGCGCATGTCGACAATTATTCAGATTTAGAAATAGTATGGAATCCAAAGAAAGAAGGGCAAATTGGCTGCTATGATGTGGAGCATCAGGAGTATGCTGATTTGTGTAGCTTTAAAGAATTTCTTGCGAAGCCTGAAACATATCTCATCAATTTTCTTGAAGGGGAGCTGTAA
- a CDS encoding malate:quinone oxidoreductase codes for MSNRQIKSDVILIGAGIMSATLGTILKELAPDWKITVFEKLDKAGEESSHELNNAGTGHAALCELNYTSEKKDGSIDISKAINVNEQFHVSRQFWSYLVNNKLINNPENFIMPLPHMSLVQGKDNVEFLKKRHETMTKNPLFQGMEFSDNPETLKEWIPLIMQDRPADEAIAATKIDTGTDVNFGALTRMLFDHLKTKDVDINYNHSVESMKRTSDGSWEVRVHDKDGCKMEYHTAKFVFLGAGGGSLELLQKSGIPEGKHIGGFPISGLFLVCKNQEVAEQHHAKVYGKAKVGAPPMSVPHLDTRYIDNKKSLLFGPFAGFSPKFLKTGSNMDLFASVKPHNITTLLAAGVKEMGLTKYLIQQLMLSKEQRMDELRDFIPNAKSDDWDIIVAGQRVQVIKDTQAGGKGTLQFGTEVVSATDGSIAALLGASPGASTAVHVMLEVINKCFPQHVKEWEPKIKEMIPSYGKSLAENPELLKEINASTDEALGLK; via the coding sequence ATGAGTAACAGACAAATTAAATCAGATGTTATCTTAATTGGTGCCGGAATCATGAGTGCGACTTTGGGGACAATACTCAAAGAATTAGCACCAGATTGGAAAATTACAGTATTTGAGAAGCTCGATAAAGCTGGTGAAGAAAGTTCTCATGAATTAAATAATGCTGGAACTGGACATGCGGCACTTTGTGAGCTTAACTATACTTCAGAGAAAAAAGACGGATCAATCGATATTAGTAAAGCGATTAACGTTAATGAACAGTTCCATGTTTCAAGACAGTTTTGGTCTTATCTTGTGAACAATAAACTAATCAATAATCCAGAAAACTTCATTATGCCTTTACCTCACATGAGTTTAGTACAAGGTAAAGACAATGTAGAGTTTCTAAAAAAACGTCATGAAACGATGACAAAAAATCCTTTATTCCAAGGGATGGAGTTTTCTGATAACCCAGAAACACTTAAGGAATGGATTCCTCTTATTATGCAGGATCGTCCAGCAGATGAAGCTATCGCTGCAACAAAAATCGACACTGGTACAGACGTTAACTTTGGTGCATTAACACGTATGTTATTCGACCACTTAAAAACTAAAGACGTTGACATCAACTACAATCACAGTGTTGAAAGCATGAAACGTACTAGCGACGGCTCATGGGAAGTACGAGTGCATGACAAGGATGGCTGTAAAATGGAATACCATACAGCAAAATTTGTCTTCCTTGGAGCTGGTGGAGGAAGCCTAGAATTACTACAAAAATCAGGTATTCCTGAAGGTAAACATATTGGTGGATTCCCAATCAGTGGATTATTCTTAGTATGTAAAAACCAAGAAGTTGCAGAACAACATCATGCAAAAGTATACGGAAAAGCTAAAGTTGGTGCTCCACCAATGTCTGTTCCGCATCTTGATACACGTTATATTGATAACAAAAAATCATTACTATTTGGACCGTTCGCAGGTTTCTCACCTAAGTTCTTAAAAACAGGTTCAAATATGGATTTATTTGCTTCTGTAAAACCGCATAATATTACAACGTTATTAGCGGCAGGGGTTAAAGAAATGGGATTAACAAAATATTTAATCCAACAGCTTATGCTATCTAAAGAACAACGTATGGACGAACTACGTGACTTCATCCCGAATGCTAAGAGCGATGATTGGGATATTATTGTAGCTGGTCAACGTGTACAAGTTATTAAAGATACTCAAGCTGGTGGTAAAGGAACGCTTCAATTTGGTACGGAAGTAGTAAGTGCTACTGATGGCTCAATTGCTGCATTACTTGGAGCTTCTCCTGGTGCTTCTACTGCTGTACACGTTATGCTTGAGGTAATCAATAAATGCTTCCCTCAACATGTTAAAGAATGGGAACCTAAAATTAAAGAAATGATCCCATCTTATGGCAAGTCATTAGCAGAGAATCCAGAGCTTCTTAAAGAAATTAATGCATCAACAGACGAAGCGCTTGGTTTAAAATAA
- a CDS encoding nucleotidyltransferase domain-containing protein, with translation MEEWEMALEEFLKDWKYRNDVVGALVCGSYVTGNPSKRSDIDVHIILSDDVEWRERGNKIINGFLIEYFANPPKQMRKYFQQDFQIQRTMSMVQFITGKILFDNTGILNELKIEAENWRNMEYDELNKTVLEIKKYSLWDSLDNLKDCFEQQRVDFPFVYFNALANLFSEYCQFLRLKSIPYHQVHSYLVDPAYSKKYLNNVFPDSIFKEMFLKALLEEDKQKMMEAYEELVNHVFNQMGGFKIDGWKIKSPVDV, from the coding sequence ATGGAAGAATGGGAAATGGCACTTGAAGAGTTTTTAAAAGATTGGAAGTACAGAAATGATGTTGTAGGTGCACTGGTATGCGGTAGTTATGTTACTGGAAATCCTTCAAAACGTTCTGATATTGATGTACATATTATTTTATCTGATGATGTTGAGTGGCGAGAGAGAGGAAATAAAATTATTAATGGTTTTCTTATAGAATATTTTGCTAACCCACCAAAACAAATGCGCAAATACTTTCAACAAGATTTTCAAATCCAAAGAACAATGTCCATGGTTCAATTTATTACGGGGAAGATTTTATTCGATAATACGGGAATACTGAATGAGTTAAAAATCGAAGCTGAAAATTGGCGAAACATGGAATATGATGAACTGAATAAAACAGTTTTAGAAATAAAAAAATATTCACTATGGGATTCATTAGACAATTTAAAGGATTGTTTTGAACAACAAAGAGTGGATTTCCCCTTTGTGTACTTTAACGCATTAGCTAATTTATTTTCTGAGTACTGTCAGTTTTTAAGGTTAAAAAGCATTCCATACCATCAAGTACATTCTTATCTTGTAGATCCAGCCTATAGTAAAAAATATTTAAATAATGTTTTTCCTGATTCAATATTTAAGGAAATGTTTTTAAAAGCATTATTAGAAGAGGACAAACAAAAGATGATGGAGGCATATGAAGAGTTAGTAAACCATGTATTTAATCAGATGGGTGGTTTTAAAATAGATGGTTGGAAAATAAAAAGTCCTGTTGATGTATAG
- a CDS encoding helix-turn-helix transcriptional regulator codes for MVIGQKIKQLRSRENLSQEQLANKLNLSSQAISNWERGKSFPDIMNIISLSDIFGVSLDDLLKDDVELQEKLISSKKDKWKITGQSFAFVLGLVFIVLVIYVYFTKKEFLIFPFITGLLFVIESILQLKKLLK; via the coding sequence ATGGTTATTGGACAAAAAATAAAACAACTTCGAAGTAGAGAAAATTTATCTCAAGAACAATTAGCAAATAAATTAAATCTTTCTTCTCAAGCTATATCAAATTGGGAAAGAGGAAAAAGTTTCCCAGATATTATGAATATCATTAGTTTATCAGATATATTTGGAGTTAGTTTAGATGATTTATTAAAAGATGATGTTGAATTACAAGAAAAATTAATAAGCTCCAAAAAAGACAAATGGAAAATTACTGGTCAGTCTTTTGCGTTTGTATTAGGACTTGTTTTTATAGTATTAGTAATATATGTGTATTTTACTAAAAAGGAATTTTTAATATTCCCTTTTATCACAGGTCTTTTATTTGTAATAGAATCAATTTTACAATTGAAAAAATTACTAAAATAA
- a CDS encoding helix-turn-helix domain-containing protein translates to MLKKFLRSKKKNEEWRGGNPNGRPKVAINELKLLHLKDTGKSNREIARILGVSEATIRRRLKDIEMKIFIE, encoded by the coding sequence TTGCTGAAAAAATTTCTAAGAAGTAAAAAGAAAAATGAAGAATGGCGAGGAGGAAATCCAAACGGACGACCTAAAGTAGCCATCAATGAGTTAAAGTTATTGCATTTAAAGGATACTGGAAAAAGCAATCGAGAAATTGCGCGAATACTTGGCGTTTCAGAAGCTACTATTCGTAGACGATTGAAAGACATAGAGATGAAAATTTTTATAGAATAA
- a CDS encoding VOC family protein has product MIQKVGQVAIPVKKLDKAIQFYKEKLGLSLLFNTDSMAFFDCNGLRLLLSLPEKDEFTYSSSVIYFQVENISKTYEDLVRKEVTFIDEPHVVARMGQTETWMVFFKDSEDNTHALMSEVQV; this is encoded by the coding sequence ATGATTCAAAAAGTTGGACAAGTCGCAATCCCTGTTAAGAAGTTAGATAAAGCAATACAGTTTTATAAAGAAAAACTTGGACTTTCACTGTTATTCAATACTGATAGCATGGCGTTTTTTGATTGTAATGGATTGCGACTTCTGTTAAGCCTCCCAGAAAAAGATGAATTTACTTATTCTAGTTCGGTTATTTATTTTCAAGTAGAAAATATCAGTAAGACCTATGAGGATTTAGTAAGGAAAGAAGTTACTTTTATTGACGAACCACATGTTGTAGCGAGAATGGGACAAACAGAAACATGGATGGTATTTTTTAAAGACTCAGAAGATAATACGCATGCATTAATGAGTGAGGTACAAGTTTAA
- a CDS encoding MBL fold metallo-hydrolase, whose translation MIQFQKNNITIFQSALYMTTSAIIQTNEAVIMTDPNWLPTEIEEIKSYINNIKGDKQLYIIYTHSDFDHIIGSGAFPEAKVIASKQFDENPNKEDSIQKIKQFDQGYYLNRSYSPVYPTVDIVVSEDGHKLELDSITMTFYQAPGHTDDGLFTVIEPDGLFLSGDYLSDIEFPFIFSDYQDYVNTINKAENILLNHQITTHIPGHGSTTQDQQEIQKRIDCSKYYLEQLLHNNGELEKFLSGEYPFFEGMKSIHTDNKKMANQEL comes from the coding sequence ATGATTCAATTCCAAAAAAATAATATTACAATTTTTCAAAGTGCATTATATATGACTACCTCGGCAATCATTCAAACTAATGAAGCGGTAATCATGACAGATCCTAATTGGTTACCTACTGAAATTGAGGAAATTAAGAGCTATATAAACAACATTAAAGGTGATAAACAACTATATATTATTTACACACATAGCGATTTTGACCATATTATTGGGTCTGGGGCCTTTCCAGAGGCTAAGGTAATTGCATCTAAACAATTTGATGAAAATCCGAACAAAGAAGACAGCATTCAAAAAATTAAACAATTTGACCAAGGATATTATTTGAATAGAAGCTATTCACCCGTATATCCAACTGTAGATATTGTTGTTTCAGAGGATGGGCATAAATTAGAATTAGACTCAATAACCATGACATTTTACCAAGCACCTGGTCATACGGATGATGGTTTATTTACAGTGATTGAGCCTGATGGTCTGTTTCTTTCAGGAGATTATCTGTCAGATATTGAGTTTCCATTCATCTTTAGCGATTATCAAGACTATGTAAATACTATTAATAAAGCTGAAAATATTTTGCTTAATCATCAAATAACGACGCACATACCTGGACACGGTTCGACAACACAGGATCAACAGGAAATTCAAAAAAGGATAGATTGTTCGAAGTATTACTTAGAGCAGCTCCTTCATAATAACGGAGAGCTAGAAAAATTTTTAAGTGGGGAGTATCCATTTTTTGAAGGAATGAAAAGCATTCATACTGACAATAAGAAGATGGCTAATCAAGAACTTTAA